Sequence from the Catenuloplanes indicus genome:
CTGCGCACCTCGATGGGCCCGGCCGGTGCCCCGTCGCTGCGCCTGGTACTGCTCGGCGACTCCAGCGCGCTCGGCGTGGGCGTCGAGTTCCTGGCCGACACGGTCGGTGGCCACCTGGCCCGGCTGCTCTCCGAGGGCGCGGCCGGGCACGGCGAGCGGCACGTGCACCTGTCCAGCGTCGGCGTGGCCGGCTCCCGCTCGACCGACCTGGCCACTCAGGTCGCCCGCGCGCTGCTCGGCGAGCGTCCGGACGTGGCCGTCATCCTGATCGGCGCGAACGACGCCACCTCGCTGCGCCGCCCGGCCGAGGCTGCCGCGCACCTGAGCGCGGCCGTCCGCCGGCTGCGCGGCGCGGGCGTCGAGGTCGTCGTCGGCACCTGCCCTGACCTGGGCGCGGCGCGCGCACTGGCGCAGCCGCTACGGCAGATCGTCGGGCTGCTCGGCCGTCAGATGGCGCACGCGCAGGCCAAGGCGGTGCGCGACGCCGGCGGCACGGTCGTCGACCTGGCCGTCGAGACCGGCGCGGTGTTCCGGGCCGACTCCGGCACGCTTTGCTACGACGGCTACCACCCGTCCGCGGACGGCTATCGGGTGTGGGCGCACGCGCTGCTGCCCGCGGTCTCGCACGCGGCGACGATGCCGAACCCGCGTACCCAGTGAGCGTGTGTGCGGCGCGGCAATCTCTGCCGCGCCACACGTTTCTCATCGACATGATGTTACCGGTGGGTTAACGTTCGTTCATGCCGGAAGCTGTCATCGTCGCCACTGCCCGCTCCCCCATCGGACGGGCCGTCAAGGGCTCGCTGCGCGAACTGCGCCCCGATGATCTGGCCGCCACGATCATTCAGGCGGCGCTCGACAAGGTCCCCCAGCTCGACCCGGCCACGGTCGAGGACCTCTACCTCGGGTGCGGTCTGCCCGGCGGCGAGCAGGGCTTCAACATGGCCCGTGTGGTCGCCACGCTGCTCGGGCAGGACGGCCTGCCCGGTGCCACCCTCACCCGCTACTGCGCGTCCTCGCTGCAGACCACCCGGATGGCGCTGCACGCGATCCGGGCCGGCGAGGGCGACGTGTTCATCTCGGCCGGCGTCGAGATGGTCTCCCGCTACGCCCGCGGCAACTCCGACGGCCTGCCGCCCGAGGCGCAGGCGCTGGTCGGCGGCGGCTGGGAGAACCCGCGCTTCGCCGCCGCGCGGGAGCGCAACGCGGCTCGCGCCCAGGGCGGCGCCCCGGTCTGGCACGACCCGCGCACCGACGGCGAGCTACCGGACATCTACCTCACGATGGGCCAGACCGCCGAAAATCTGGCCCAGGTGTACGACGTGTCCCGCGAGGAGATGGACGAGTTCGGCGTCCGCAGTCAGAACCTCGCGGAGAAGGCCATCGCGAACGGCTTCTGGTCCCGCGAGATCACCCCGGTCACCACGCCGGACGGCACCGTCGTCACGGCCGACGACGGCCCGCGCGCCGGCGTCACCATGGAGGGCGTGGCCGGCCTCAAGCCCGTCTTCCGCCCCGACGGCCGGATCACCGCGGGCAACTGCTGCCCGCTCAACGACGGCGCGGCCGCGGTCATCGTGATGAGCGACGTACGGGCGCGCGAGCTGGGCATCACGCCGCTGGCCCGGATCGTCTCGACCGGGGTCACGGCGCTGTCACCGGAGATCATGGGGCTCGGGCCGGTGGAGGCGTCCCGGCAGGCGCTGGCGCGCGCCGGGATGACCATCGACGACGTGGATCTCGTGGAGATCAACGAGGCGTTCGCGGCACAGGTCATTCCGTCGTACCAGCAGCTGGGCATTCCGATCGACAAGCTGAACGTGAACGGCGGGGCGATCGCGGTGGGGCATCCCTTCGGGATGACCGGCGCCCGGATCACGGGGACGCTGCTGAACTCGCTGTCCTGGCACGACAAGTCCGTGGGGCTGGAGACCATGTGCGTCGGCGGTGGCCAGGGGATGGCCATGATCGTTGAGCGGCTGAGCTGATTCTCGCTCTCCCGCGGGGAGGTCGTTGTGTCGCTGGGGCTGCTTCGGGGTGGGGTGAAGCAGCCTTAGTGACTCAACGATCCTTACTCTCCAGGCTCATCGCCCGAGGCGCCCTCGCCGCCCCGCGGCGGCGGTGGCACGCGACTACCCATGTGACCGAAGCCGGCGGCCCTGCCGATGATCTGCTCGGCTCGCCTGGGCGGCAGCAGGCGAGGCGGGCAGGCACACGAGACAAAACCGGGAACCCAGGCCCGCTGGAACTCTTGGCCTTCCCCGGAGCCGAGACGCCTTTGGTGCAACCACAGGGTCAGGAGCCGGGCGGCCCGCACGGCAACGTGTCAGAACACCTGGCGCAAGGTGCTGAGACGGTCTGCGGCCTCGGCGAGCACGGCTTCCGCCGGATTCGCGGCCCGCAGGTCGGCGATGACGACGCGGAGCTGGTCGACCAGCGCGGGATCGTGGGGCAGGCGCGGAACCGCCCGGTGCGGCTCGCCCTCCGCATCAGCGGCGGCATCCGCGATCCAGGCGACGAGAGCGTGCAGGGCGTCGCCACGGCTGCCGTCGGTACCGTCGAGGTGCGCGGCCCAGCGCGGCGCCTCCCAGTGGCCCACCTGACGGATGAATCGCTCCAGAGCCTGGTCGAGGGTCGCGGTACGCACATCGCGAGGCTACCCGGGCACGCCGGCCACCCCCGCGAGGCCGTGCGGCAGGCCGGTACGAGCCGGCGACGCGATCGGTTCTCCGGACAGGCCTGAGCGCGGCTTCCGGCCGCACGAGGGCCGGCGGGAAGGGCACGGCCGGCCCCGGCCGGGAAGAGGCGAGATCCGCTCCGGGCGGGGAGAACGAAGCGCCCGCCCCGGGCCGGGGAACACCGTGCGTGCCCTCAGGCCGGGAAAGGCGAAACCCGCCCGGGCCGGGGAGGGCTCGGGCGGGCTTCGGCGGAAGGGGTGGGGTGCGCGGCGGCGGGCGCCGCGCGGGTCAGTCGTCTTGGAGGAAGCTCAACAGGCGCAGGATCTCCAGGTAGAGCCAGATCAGGCCGACCAGGATGCCGAACGCGGCGGTCCAGGCGTACTTCTGGGGAAGGCCCATGCGCACGCCCTCCTCGATCTCGCCGAAGTTGAGCACGAAGCTCAGCGAGGCGACGACGATGCAGACCAGGCTGAAGCCGATGGCCAGCGGGCTGCCGTCGCGGAGGCCGGTGTTGACGCCGAACAGGGCGAACACCAGGTTGATCATCATGACCGCGAACAGGCCGACCATGATCGAGATCATGATGCGGGCGAACTTCGGGGTCGCGCGGATCACGCGGGCGCGGTAGAGGATCGCCATCAGGAAGAACACGCCGAACGTGGCGGTGGTGGCCTGCAGGACGATGCCGTCGTAGAAACCCTCGAACACGCGGCTGACCAGGCCGAGGAGCACGCCCTGGACGACCGCGTAGACGCCGGTCAGGACCGGGTTGGCCATCCGCATGAAGGAGAGGACCAGGCCGAGCACGAGGCCGACGACGGCGGCCGCGACCAGCACCGGCATCGCGACCGGGGCGGGGACCAGGATCCACGCGGCGGCGGCGGAGAGGGCGGTGATCGCAAGCAGCGCGACCGTACGGACGACGACGTCGTCGATGGTCATCGGGCGGACGGCCGGCGGAGCCGCCGGGTACGCCTGGGACGGGTAGGGCTGGTCGTAACCCGCCGGACCGTAACCGGGCGCGCCACCGGGACCGTAGGCGCCGTACGCGCCGGCCCGCTCGCGCTCGGCAGCCCGGCCGAGCTGGCTCAGCACCGGGTTGCTTGTCTTCACGTCTATGGCCTCCTGCCGGTAATGACACTCCTGCCAAGAGTAAGGGGTGGCCACCAGGCTGGGCGACCCGCTGGCCTGTGAACTTCCTGAACAGAAAGTCCTACACCTTGTGGGAGAGGACGGGAAGGTAGTAAAGGGGTGCCCGGGGCGGGGGTCGAACCCGCATGCCTCTCGGCAGCCGCTTTTAAGGCGGCCGTGTATGCCATTCCACCACCCGGGCGAGTGCGTGCGTGCAGATGTCACGGTAATGGGTAGGGGCGCACCGAGCGCGCCGACAACCCTGCGGCGCACTACTGTCGTTGCCGTGACGAGCCCCACACCCACCGAAGTGGACCGGGAGACGAACGTCAGCGAGAAGCGTCTGGACGTCGCTGACCTGGCATTTTGCGTCTTCTACCTATTCCTGGCGGCCTGGTTGACGGCCTACCTGTGGCCGGACCCGGGCGCCAAGGTGATGGCGCTGAACGCGGCCGATCAGGCGCTGTACGAGTGGTTCTTGGCCTACGACACCCGGATAGCCACCGGCGATGTCGGTTTGATCACCGACCGGCTGAACGTGCCGGACGGCGTGAACCTGCTCGCCAACACGTCCGTGATCGCGCTCGGCGTACTGATGACGCCGGTGACCCTGATCTTCGGGGTGCCGGTGACGTTCGCGCTGCTGGTGGCGCTGAACCTGGCCGGCACCGCGATCGCCTGGCACGTGCTGCTGCGCCGGGTGCTGCGCGTGGAGCCGGTCGCGGCCGGGCTCGGCGCGGTGTTCGCCGGGTTCGCGCCCGGCATGGTGTCGCAGTCGGTCAGCCACCTGCACATGACCGCGCAGTGGCTGGTACCGGTGATGGTCTGGCTGGTGATCCGGATGTACCGGACCCGGAACCCGAGAACGATCGTCATCTCCGCGCTGGGCCTGGCCGCGGCCGTGACCGTGCAGGTCTTCATCGGCGAGGAGGTGCTCTTCCTCACCGCGTTCACGCTGCTGCTGTTCACGCTCGGATTCGCGGCGCTGCGCCCGCGGGCGGCGCTGCGCGCGGCCGGTCCGTTCCTCGGGGGGATGCTGCTCACCGCGGTCGTGGCCGGTGCGCTGCTGGCGTACCCGCTGTGGGTGCAGTTCGGTGGGCCACAGTCGGTGAACGGGACGCTGTTCCTGCCCGGTTACTTCGTGACCGACCTGGCCAGCTTCACCGCCTTCTCGCCGCTGTCGGTGGCCGGGGAGCCGGAGGCGGCGGAGCTGAGCACCGGTGCCAGCGAGTACAACACGTTCCTCGGCTGGCCGTTGCTGCTGCTCGCGGCAGGGTTCGTGGGGTGGCTGCGGCGGGACCGCGCGGTGCTGGCCGCCGCGTTCGCCGGTCTGACGATGGCGGTGCTGTCCCTCGGTCCGTCGCTCGTCCACAACCGGGAGCAGCTGGAGATCTGGGGGCCGTTCGCGCTGCTGGAGAGCGTGCCGGTGATCGACGCGGCGCTGCCGATGCGGTTCTCGCTGGCGCTGATCCCGGTGATCGCGGTGATCCTGGCACGCGGCGTCCAGGCCGGTCTGGCTCGGCCGGACCTCACCCGGTACGTGGCACCGGCGCTGGTGGTCGTCGCTCTGGCCCCGCTCACCCCGGCGCCGCTGCCGGCCGCGGCGCGCGAGCCGCTGCCGGAGTTCATCGCGGGCGGGCACTGGCGGGAGTGCGTACCGGAGGGCGGCGTGCTGGTGCCGGTGCCGCTGCCCACGCCGCAGGACCCGTGGCCGATGCGCTGGGCGGCGGCGACGAACGCCGCGTTCGGCATCCCGGAGGGATTCTTCATCGCGTCGTACGGCGCGGACGGCGCGCCGTCGATGGGCACCTACCAGCGGACGCTGTCGAGCGTGACGGCCGAGGTGGCGAAGACCGGCGTGGTGCCGGAGATCGACGAGCAGAAGCGCCGGGACGCGCGGGCCGACCTTGTGCACTGGGGCGCGTCGTGCGTGGCGGTGGCGGACTCGGCGCCGAACGCGGTGGCGCTGCGCGTCACGCTGGAGCGCCTGCTCGGCACGACCGGCACCCGCTCGGCCGACGTCTGGTACTGGCGGGCATGACGTGAGGCAGGGGCGAGCCGTTCGGCTCGCCCCTGCCTCAGAAAGAAACGATCAGGCCTTACCGGCGGCCACCGGCTCGGCGGGAGCGGCCGGCTTCGGCTCCAGCGGCGGCGTGACCTCGGTGAACTCCTCGCGCGGCGCGTGCAGCTGACCGAGCGCGACCACCTCACGCTTGAGGAAGAACGCCAGCGTCCAGTCCGCCACGACCCGCACCTTGCGGTTGAACGACGGGATCTGGCTGACGTGGTAGAAGCGGTGCATCAGCCATGCCGTGACGCCCGGCACCTTGACGCCGTAGACCTTCGCGGCGCCCTTGTAGAGGCCGAGGCCGGCGACCGAGCCCAGGTACTTGTGCCGGTACACCTTCGGCTCGCGCCCGTGGATGACGCGCGCGATGTTGTCGGCCACCACGACCGCCTGCCGGACCGCGTGCTGTGCGCTCGGCGAGCACCACGCGCCGACGCCGCCGGTCAGGTCCGGGACCTGCGAGCAGTCGCCCGCGGCCCAGGCGCCCTCGACGACCGTCTCCCCGTCCGCCACCTGCAGCGTGGGCAGGCAGTTGACGTGGCCGCGCGGGCCGAGCGGGAGGTCGGTGTTGGCCAGCATCGGGGACGGCTTCACACCGGCGGTCCAGACGACCGTGTCGGTGGTGAACTGCTCACCGTCGGAGAGCTTGACGTTGCCGTCGACGCACGACTCCAGGAACGTGCCGAGCCGCATGTCGATGCCGCGCTTGCGCAGCTGACGGGCGGCGTAGGCACCCATGTCCGGCCCGATCTCGGGCAGGATCCGCTGGGTCGCCTCGACCAGCACGAACCGGACCTCGTCCTGCTTGAGCTCCGGGTAGTACTTGAGCGCGGAGCGGACCATGTCCTCCATCTCGGCCAGCGCCTCGATGCCCGCGTAGCCACCGCCGACGAAGCAGAACGTGAGTGCCCGCTTCTTGGTCTCGGCGTCGGTGGTGGTGGCGGCGACGTCCAGCCGGTCGAGGAAGTGGTTCCTCAGGTAGATGGCCTCGCCGATGGTCTTGAAGCCGATGCCCTGCTCGCGTAGGCCCGGGATGGGCAGCGTGCGGGACACGGAGCCGGGCGCGACCACGATGTGGTCGTACTCGACCTCGCGGGCCGGCCCGGAGATGGTCTCGACCAGGACCTTCTTGTTCGCGTGGTCGATGCGAGTGACCTCACCGGAGATGATCGTGCAGCGGCGCAGCTCCCGGCGCAGCGGCACAACGGCGTGCCGCGGGGAGATGTTGCCGGCCGACGCCTCGGGGAGGAACGGCTGATAGGTCATGTGCGGCTGAGGATCGACGACGATTACCTCTGCCTCGCGCGCGCTGAGCTTCTTGGAGAGGCGCAGCGCGGCGAAAAGGCCGACGTGCCCAGCTCCAACCACAAGGATCCGCTGAGGACTCACGAGGGTTATCTTTCTCCTAACCTCTTGACCTTGCGCGGGGGATGACGACTTATGTGATCCACGACGCGTTCCCGACCAGGTAAAAAGCATGTTACGTCAGCAAAAGCGCTGGTCAGCAGCGTTTATCGGGAGAGCCTGGCGAGGAGGCCGGCAGCCGTGATTGCTGCCACTAAGCCACCGATCGCAAACGCTACGTGACTGCCGAGCGTCAGGCGGCCGACCGCGGCGAGCGCCATGACGAGCACGACCGCCGATCCGATCACCACCGCGACCAGCCGAATCACCCATCCGGTGACAGCCTCGGAGCGGATCGCGCCGTCGAACGGCAGGCAGGCCGCCAGCGCGGCCAGGCCGTGGCCCGCGTAGAGCAGGCTGCCGAGCGCGAGCACCCGCCAGATCGAGACCGACTCACCATACGCGGCGGTGCCGATCAGCCAGAGCGCGATGACCGCGAGCGCCAGGATCACCGGCATGGTGCCGCGCGGCCGCAGCGCCGGGAGGATCGCCAGCACGATCATCGCGCCGGCCACGCGCAGATCGAGGAAATCGGCCGGCAGTGCCACCAGCAGCGCGGCCAGGCCGGCGGCGGCCACCGCAAGACGGACCAGGATCGGCGTGGGTCCGGCACGCCGGACCGCGTTGCGCAGCGCGAGGTAGCGGGCCCTCACCGCAGGCCCGCCCGGGGGGCGCCGGCGAACCGGGCGATGTCCCGCAGCACCAGGTCCAGGCTGCCGGCGCCGGCCCAGCTCACCACCGGCACACCGTGCTCTCGCAGTCGGCCCAGCGTGTTCTCCCGCTCCAGCCGCCACAGGCGCAGCGCCTGCTCGACCCACGGGCTGCCGCCGGGCAGCGACAGTCCGGCGCTCGGCAGCGTGTCGACCGCGACCACGTACCGGCCGGAGCGGGCCAGCCGGGCCAGCATCTCGGCCGCGCCCGGTTCCAGCAGCGGCGTCAGCACCACGACCAGCGCGTTCGACGAGACCAGGTGTGCGGCGACCGGGTCGGCGCCGTTACCGGCGCTGCCCTGCTGCCGCACCTCCAGCAGCCACTCCAGCACGGTCAGGTACTGCCGGCGGCCCGCCGCGGCGCGGGGTCGGCGGGCGGCCGGGCCGTACTCCAGCAGCGAGACCCGGTCGCCGCGGTGCAAGTAGTGCTCCGCGATCGCGGCTGCGGCCCGGACCGTGGTGTCGAGTACGGAGGCACCGCCGTCCACGCCGCCGGAGTTGCCGGTCTCGGCCGTCACGTCGAGCAGCAGCGCCACCTCGGCGTCCCGGTCGGAGAGCGTGGCGGCCACGTGCAGCTCACCGGCGCGCAGCGACACCCGCCAGTCGATGCGCCGCAGCCGGTCGCCGGGCCCGAACTTGCGGACACCGGCCAGCTCGCCGCTCTGGCCGGGGCGCCGGGAACGGTGGCCGCCGACCAGGCCGGCCGCGTTCGGCATCGCGTCGACCGCCTGGAACGGCTCGGTACGCGGGTAGACCGCGATCCGGGCCGGGCGCAGCACCACCGGCGCGGACGTGAACAGCCCGTCGCAGGCGGCCGCGGCGGCCGCGATCGGGCCGAGGTCGTGGCGGCCCCAGCGCAACCCGCGGCCCTCCAGCGCGATCAGGCCGGTCCGGCCCGCGTCCACGGCCAGGCCCTGCGGCCGGTCCGCCGCGTCCAGGCGCAGCCACCGCGACCGGCGCACCCGGACCAGCACCAGGTCGTAGCGGACGTGATCCCGGTTGATCACTTCGAGCTCGGCGAGGACGTCGCCGCCCTCCACCCGGTTGACCGCCTCCAGCGTGAGCGCCAGGTCCGGCGCCGCGGCCGGGCGGCGGCGCAGCGAGACCGCGGTCCCGATCACGAACGGCGTGGCCAGCAACACCACATCGGTACGGCCGAGCACCACGCCGATCACCAGCAGCAGACCGGCCAGCGTGATCGCGCGGCTGAGCGCCCGGGTCGGCACCCACACCGGCGGGGCCTCCGCCTCGGGAAGCACCGGTTCCGCGACCGCCGCCAGCGGCGGCACCGCGGGACGCAGAGAGCTCATGCCGCCTCCTCCGCTTCGCTCCCCCGGCGACATTCGTCGAGCACTGAGCCAGCAGATTCGCTCGCAAGCTCGCTCATGCCGCCTCCTCCGCTTCGCTCCCCCGGCGACATTCGTCGAGCACTGAGCCAGCAGATTCGCTCGCAAGCTCGCTCATGCCGCGTACGTCGGCAGCGCGCCGCTGGCCGGGGCCGGGACCGCGTCGAGCACCTCGGAGACCACGAACGCCGGGTCGACCCGGCGCAGCCACATCTCCGGCCGCAGCGTGATCCGGTGGGTCAGCGCCGGTGCCGCGACCTCCTTGACGTCCTCCGGGACCACGAAGTCGCGGCCGGCCAGCGCGGCCCGCGCGCGGGACAGCAGCAGCAGCGCCAGCGAGCCGCGCGGGGACGCACCGACCAGCACGGACGGGTGCTCCCGGGTGGCCGCGGCGAGCGCCACGATGTACCGGCCGATCGAGTCCTCGACCGTGACCTGCTCCAGGCCGGCCTGCATGCGCAGCAGCGTCTCCGCGTTCACCACCGGGGCGATCTCGGCCTCCTCACGGCGGCGGTGGATGCGGCGGCGCAGCACCTCCCACTCCTCCTCGTGGCTGGGGTAGCCGAACGAGACGCGCAGCAGGAACCGGTCCAGCTGCGCCTCGGGGAGCGGGTACGTGCCCTCGTACTCGATCGGGTTCGCGGTGGCGAGCACGTGGAACGGCGCGTCCAGCCGGTACGTGACGCCCTCCACCGACACCTGCTTCTCCTGCATCGCCTCCAGCAGTGCGGCCTGCGTCTTCGGTGGCGTCCGGTTGATCTCGTCGGCGAGCAGCAGGTTCGTGAAGATCGGGCCGGACCGGAAGGTGAAGTCGTGCCGGCTCTGGTCGTAGAGGAACGAGCCGGTCACGTCCGCGGGCAGCAGGTCCGGCGTGAACTGGAGGCGGCGGAAGTCCAGCCCGAGCGCCTGCGCGAAGCTGCGCGCGGTCAGCGTCTTGCCCAACCCGGGCAGGTCCTCCAGCAGCACGTGCCCACCGGCCAGAATGCCGGCCAGCACCAGCTCCAGCGGCTCCCGCTTGCCGACCACCACCGTGCCGACCGCGTCCAGCACGGTCCGCGCGAGCGCACCCACCTCGTACGGCGGGAGGGGCTCCGGCATGTCAGTCATAGTTCCTCCAGGCGGGTGACCAGCGACGCGAACTGTCGTGGTTTCGGTGCGCGCTTCGGCGGCGCGGTCAGCAGCGTCCACAGCGGGTCGCCGAGCAGCTCGCGCGCCCGCCGCTGATCAGACGCGATGGTGACGCCGTGGCGTTGCCGCAGCCGCTCGTCGGCCAGCTCGCGCAGCGCCGGCACGGTCAGCCGGTGGAACCGGGCCGCGTCCTCGGTGCTCCAGTTGAGCACGCGTTCCCAGCGCCCGACCGCATGGCGCAGCCCGTCACCGCCGGTGAAGTTGTAGGTGCCGGGCTCCTCGCCGCGGACCACGTGCCGGGCCGGGCGCTCGCCGCGGCCGGGCACGCCGACGGACGCGATCACGCGCCGCAGCGTCACCAGGGCCAGGAACGACAGGAAAAGCACCGGTACGGAGACGGTCAGCTCCTCGACGCGCAGCAGCACGTAGACGATGCCGGTGCCCAGCCCGGCCAGCAGCGCACCGGTCACCCAGCGCCACCGGCTCTTCCGGGCCGGCCGCTCCTCGGCACCGGCGAACAGGTCGTCGATGCTCACGGCGCACCCCCGGCCGGCGTGGTCAGGTCGTCGCGCACCCGGTGCAGCGCGGCCACGGCGTCGGCGCGCATGCGCTCGTCGACCGTGTGCGTGGCGTACCGCGCGGTGCGGTAGACCTCGGCGAACCCGGCCAGCACGGCGCGGTCCACCCGGTGCTCGCGCAGCAGACGGGTGACCAGCTCGGACGGGGTGTCACCGGGGCGGCGCGGCGTGCCGGCGTCCGCCGCGGCCTGCTCCAGCCGCACCCAGCAGGTGATCACGGCGCCACGCGGATCGCCGTCGCCGGCCAGCTCGTGCAGGCCGGCGTCGAGCGCGGCCACCATCTCCTCGGTGGCGGCGGCGCGGCGGCGCGGCGCGGCGTACCCGGCGGTCCGTTTTCGCAGCTGGTCGCGGACCGCGATCACCACCACGGTGCCGAGCACACCGGCCACCACCAGCACGGCCAGCACGATCAGCGCGGTGATCAGCCACGGCGGCAGCGCGAAGCCGGAGTCCTCGATCTCGATCAGCTCATTACCGCCGCCGGCCGGCGGTGGCGGATTCTCCAGCGTCGGCGGTGGTTCGCTCGGCAGGTCGAAGCGCGCGAGCGGCGGCGCCTGGCGCAGGCCGATCGAGGAGTTCTGTGCCGCGACCGCGATCAGGCCGATGAGCAGCACCGCGGCGGCGACCGGCCACCACACGCGCAACGACTTCAGCGTCATGCGGCGGCCAGCGCGCGGGCTCGGGCGAACACGTCGTCCAGCATCGCGGGTGTGAGCCGCCCGGTAAAGGTGTTCTGCTGGCTCACGTGATAACAACCCAGCAGCGCCGGTACGCCGTCCCCGGTCCACAGTGCACCATGGCCGAACGCCGGGCGGGGACTCGGCGGGCGCACGCCCCACACCTCGCGCATCGCGGGCCACCACGCGGCCCAGGCGAACGCACCGAGCGCGATCACCACCCGCAGCGTGGGCCGGATCAGCGCGAGTTCGCGGTGCAGGAACGGCGCACAGCGATCCCGCTCGTCCGGCGCCGGCTTGTTGTCCGGCGGCGCGCAGCGTACCGCCGCGAAGATCCTGGTGTCCTTGATCTGCAGACCGTCGTCGGCGGAGACGCTGGTCGGCTGGTTGGCCAGGCCGGCCCGGTGCATGGCCGCGAACAGCACGTCGCCGGAGCGGTCGCCGGTGAAGATCCGGCCGGTGCGGTTGCCGCCGTGCGCGGCCGGTGCCAGGCCGAGGATGCCGATCCGGGCGTCGGCCACGCCGAAGCCGGGCACCGGGCGACCCCAGTAGGTCTGGTCCCGGAACGCCGCGCGCTTCACGGCGGCGACCTCCTCCCGCCACGCGACCAGGCGCGGGCAGGCGAAGCAGTCGCTGATCTCGGCGTCGAGGTGCTGCAGCGCGTCCCCCATGATCCTTAGAGAATCACGGGGGACGCGCCTCGGCTACAGCCGGGTCCGGAACAACTCGAGCGTGCGCGCCCACGCGGTGGCGGCGGCGGCCGGGTCGTAGGTCTTCGGGTGGTCGTCGTTGAAGAACGCGTGCGACGTGCCCGGGTAGTCGTACAGCGTGACCTCGCCACCGGCCAGCTCGATGCCGGCCCGGGCGCGCTGCGGCCCCTCCGCGGCGGACAGCCCGTCCTCCTCCGCGCAGTGCACGATCGCGGTCTTCCCGGCGTAGTTGTCCCACTTCGGCGCCATCCGCTCCCACGGGACCGCCGGGTAGAAGCCGGCCGTGGCGACGATCCGGTCGGAGAGCGTAGCGGACCAGAGCGCCAGGCTGCCGCCCATGCAGAAGCCGACCGCGCCGATCTTCCCGCTGGTCTCCGGCAGCTCCGCGAGGTAGTCGGCCGCGCCCGCGATGTCCTTGCCGGCCTGGTCGATCGCCAGGCCCATGAGCAGTTTGACGGCCTCGTTCGGGTACGTGGTCTGCTTGCCGTGGTAGAGATCCGGCGCCAGTGCGACGAAGCCGGCCTCGGCGAAGCGGTCGGTGAGCGCGGTGATGTGCTCGACCAGGCCCCACCACTCCTGGATGACGATCACGCCCGGTCCGGTCCCCGACGCGGGTCTCGCGAGGTAGCCCTCGCTCGTACCCCCGTTGCTGCGATAGCTCACCATCGAGCCCATTGGCCGCCTCCAGTCACCGTTGGCTGGTCACACAGAGTCACTACTCAAGTCAGCTGAGTAGTGCTGGCCAGCCTGCCATGACGACCGCGTCGACGGGAAGAGTGGAGAACAGCACACGGCGCCGCCCCGCGCGATGCGGGACGGCGCCGTGGTGGCGGGTGCTACTTGTCGGTCAGGCAGAGAACGTAGTACTCGTTCTCCGGGGCTTCCATCGGCCAGATCATCGAGCCGGACTGGCCCTCCTGGATGAAGTCCATGCAGCGCTCCTCCTCCTGGGCCTGGAGCAGCGTCAGGTTGTCCACCCGGCCGACGATCAGCGACTGCGCGTCGGCGCTGTTGCAGTCCACGATGCCGACGTCGACCTGACGGTCCGTCTCGCCCTCGGCCAGCTCCGGGAGCTTGCCGACGCACTCGCCGACCTTCGCGTCCTTGGTCGGGTCGGTCGCCAGCGCGTTCGCCGCCGCACCCACGCCCAGGCCGAGCACAACCTTGATCAGGATGCCGACCGCGACCACGCCGACCACGCCGAGGATGCCGGCGAGCTTGCCCTTGCCGCCGCTCTTCTGCGGCTCCT
This genomic interval carries:
- a CDS encoding AAA family ATPase, which produces MTDMPEPLPPYEVGALARTVLDAVGTVVVGKREPLELVLAGILAGGHVLLEDLPGLGKTLTARSFAQALGLDFRRLQFTPDLLPADVTGSFLYDQSRHDFTFRSGPIFTNLLLADEINRTPPKTQAALLEAMQEKQVSVEGVTYRLDAPFHVLATANPIEYEGTYPLPEAQLDRFLLRVSFGYPSHEEEWEVLRRRIHRRREEAEIAPVVNAETLLRMQAGLEQVTVEDSIGRYIVALAAATREHPSVLVGASPRGSLALLLLSRARAALAGRDFVVPEDVKEVAAPALTHRITLRPEMWLRRVDPAFVVSEVLDAVPAPASGALPTYAA
- a CDS encoding DUF4129 domain-containing protein — encoded protein: MTLKSLRVWWPVAAAVLLIGLIAVAAQNSSIGLRQAPPLARFDLPSEPPPTLENPPPPAGGGNELIEIEDSGFALPPWLITALIVLAVLVVAGVLGTVVVIAVRDQLRKRTAGYAAPRRRAAATEEMVAALDAGLHELAGDGDPRGAVITCWVRLEQAAADAGTPRRPGDTPSELVTRLLREHRVDRAVLAGFAEVYRTARYATHTVDERMRADAVAALHRVRDDLTTPAGGAP
- a CDS encoding uracil-DNA glycosylase encodes the protein MGDALQHLDAEISDCFACPRLVAWREEVAAVKRAAFRDQTYWGRPVPGFGVADARIGILGLAPAAHGGNRTGRIFTGDRSGDVLFAAMHRAGLANQPTSVSADDGLQIKDTRIFAAVRCAPPDNKPAPDERDRCAPFLHRELALIRPTLRVVIALGAFAWAAWWPAMREVWGVRPPSPRPAFGHGALWTGDGVPALLGCYHVSQQNTFTGRLTPAMLDDVFARARALAAA
- a CDS encoding dienelactone hydrolase family protein, which gives rise to MGSMVSYRSNGGTSEGYLARPASGTGPGVIVIQEWWGLVEHITALTDRFAEAGFVALAPDLYHGKQTTYPNEAVKLLMGLAIDQAGKDIAGAADYLAELPETSGKIGAVGFCMGGSLALWSATLSDRIVATAGFYPAVPWERMAPKWDNYAGKTAIVHCAEEDGLSAAEGPQRARAGIELAGGEVTLYDYPGTSHAFFNDDHPKTYDPAAAATAWARTLELFRTRL
- a CDS encoding LppU/SCO3897 family protein, whose amino-acid sequence is MTDQPAGFPPPQQPSTPGAPAFGAPAAPGVPQGQPQQGFGAASDGQAGFGAAPGQPPAFGAPGQPPAFGAPGYAPPPQEPQKSGGKGKLAGILGVVGVVAVGILIKVVLGLGVGAAANALATDPTKDAKVGECVGKLPELAEGETDRQVDVGIVDCNSADAQSLIVGRVDNLTLLQAQEEERCMDFIQEGQSGSMIWPMEAPENEYYVLCLTDK